One window from the genome of Paraneptunicella aestuarii encodes:
- a CDS encoding alpha/beta hydrolase: MHSRMLSSTFLMYLGLMLTACDSVSKSQEQTTSTASNNVQVLENVLTIPQLNRSRTIRLYLPPDYEQSNVHYPVVYMHDGQNLFDNSTAPYGEWQIDESLNELARDSQFNIIVVGIDNGGDDYRLHELSPWENKEYGKAEGEEYAEFIVKTLKPYIDQRYRTLPERENTAIFGSSMGGLISHYLAFNYPEVFGKVGILSPSYWYSEQVFDFTYSHQPEQSLAIYMATGAKEPEIMRDNHRKMLRVFSETGSDNINVRAHIVAEADHNESFWSNEFKLGILWLFQT, encoded by the coding sequence ATGCATTCCAGAATGTTAAGTAGTACCTTTTTAATGTATTTAGGCTTAATGCTGACCGCCTGTGACTCCGTTTCGAAATCGCAAGAACAGACAACTTCAACGGCCAGCAACAATGTACAAGTGCTGGAAAATGTCCTGACGATCCCACAACTCAACAGATCCAGAACAATTCGTCTGTATTTACCGCCCGACTATGAACAAAGCAATGTACACTACCCTGTCGTTTACATGCACGACGGACAGAATTTGTTCGACAATAGCACCGCTCCCTACGGTGAATGGCAGATAGACGAAAGTCTGAATGAGCTCGCCAGAGACAGTCAATTCAATATTATCGTTGTAGGAATAGACAACGGCGGTGACGACTATCGACTACACGAATTAAGCCCTTGGGAAAATAAAGAGTACGGCAAAGCTGAAGGCGAAGAATATGCAGAATTTATTGTTAAAACCCTGAAACCCTATATTGACCAGCGCTATCGAACCTTACCAGAAAGAGAAAATACTGCGATATTCGGCAGCTCTATGGGTGGGCTGATATCACATTATCTGGCTTTCAATTATCCAGAAGTGTTTGGCAAAGTTGGCATTCTCTCACCTTCATATTGGTATTCTGAGCAAGTATTCGACTTCACGTATTCTCATCAACCCGAGCAATCATTGGCAATTTATATGGCGACGGGCGCTAAAGAACCTGAGATAATGCGCGACAATCATCGCAAAATGTTGCGTGTATTCAGTGAAACAGGCAGTGATAACATCAACGTTAGAGCACACATTGTGGCCGAAGCTGACCATAATGAGAGTTTTTGGTCGAACGAATTCAAACTCGGTATTCTGTGGCTGTTTCAAACCTGA